From a region of the Branchiostoma floridae strain S238N-H82 chromosome 13, Bfl_VNyyK, whole genome shotgun sequence genome:
- the LOC118429545 gene encoding probable peptide/nitrate transporter At3g43790 isoform X1, which translates to MVNIRVLWREFPVKQVTVLAVLLSSGSIAGSTRKPFLPFLTHDFFPYLKSNQIGYYAGFLSSATWAGQFFGCFMWGKLSDIVGRRPILLSSATVLMLGTLLVGFSFSFLWPVGVQFFEGLLNGTLGVAKTYLYEICPPKFHSFAFSVLWIPGSVAHFVGPVLGGFLACPATRFPMFDKPLFKQFPYMLPCVVVACLQLFLLIGGCIFLGESLDKKPKYEYISLAKISTPDVAEDDEENPEGQPESTCSLLRDRLVLMPCALYALLALAHICSGEMLPLLLVSDSQHGGYNFDAAEIAIVLITINIYSAVTRATLVPFLASKFTYKTVYISGMALYAVGVVLLPSMVDITGAIASQQLHKVSNQTVNFSEFTEHLSASLPVTESDIQTALEHNSPSSLYLTATTEMNATVSMPTGQCRLDGDRRKTSQQAATGVPARVWGLLLFTVVLMEQGSNQAYLAGVVMVGNAGVQTTRGTVNGIAQTLASLAMLVGPAVSANLFAWTTDNGMSWPLNHHLSFYLLTVLCLLMVFLCTRLPASSNLPRVAIGKGSPTVSEEEDKREEEQEEERKDNLKYRKSDKTCIGGIDDKDDFETNRMLPSHLSES; encoded by the exons ATGGTTAACATCAGAGTGTTGTGGCGAGAGTTTCCGGTAAAACAG GTTACAGTTTTGGCGGTGCTCCTGTCTTCCGGGTCCATCGCTGGCAGCACCAGAAAACCGTTTCTGCCGTTCCTCACACACGACTTCTTTCCTTACCTGAAGAGTAATCAGATAG GGTATTATGCCGGATTTCTGTCGAGTGCGACCTGGGCTGGCCAGTTTTTCGGATGTTTTATG TGGGGGAAACTGTCGGACATTGTGGGCAGAAG ACCCATACTGCTGAGTAGTGCCACGGTGCTGATGCTGGGCACTCTGCTAGTGGGCTTCAG CTTCTCCTTCTTATGGCCCGTCGGTGTACAGTTCTTCGAGGGGCTCCTAAACGGCACCTTGGGCGTGGCAAAGACGTACCTGTACGAG ATTTGTCCTCCCAAGTTCCATTCATTTGCCTTTTCTGTCTTGTGGATTCCCGGCTCTGTGGCACACTTCGTG GGTCCGGTACTGGGTGGATTTTTGGCCTGCCCAGCTACAAGATTCCCGATGTTTGACAAACCGCTCTTCAAGCAGTTCCCGTACATGCTGCCCTGCGTCGTAGTGGCCTGCCTGCAGTTGTTCCTTCTTATAG GTGGCTGCATTTTCCTGGGAGAATCTCTGGACAAGAAGCCGAAATATGAGTATATCAGTCTAGCTAAAATATCCACCCCTGATGTTGCAGAAGACGACGAGGAAAACCCAGAAG GACAACCGGAGTCCACCTGCAGCCTGCTGCGCGACAGACTGGTGCTGATGCCATGTGCCCTGTACGCTCTCCTCGCGCTAGCGCACATCTGCAGCGGCGAG ATGTTGCCCCTCCTCCTGGTGTCTGACTCCCAGCATGGTGGTTACAACTTTGATGCTGCAGAGATTGCTATCGTCCTGATTACTATCAACATTTACAGTGCCGTCACGCGG GCGACACTTGTCCCTTTCCTGGCGTCCAAGTTCACCTACAAGACGGTGTACATTTCGGGAATGGCGCTGTACGCAGTAGGGGTCGTCCTGCTTCCGTCCATGGTCGACATCACAGGGGCCATAGCGAGTCAGCAACTTCATAAAGTCTCAAACCAAACAGTGAACTTTAGCGAATTCACTGAGCATCTCTCGGCCTCACTACCAGTAACAGAAAGCGATATTCAAACAGCTTTAGAGCACAATTCACCCTCTTCCCTGTACCTAACAGCGACGACAGAAATGAACGCGACAGTCTCAATGCCAACTGGCCAGTGTCGACTAGACGGGGACAGGAGGAAGACGTCCCAGCAAGCGGCCACGGGTGTGCCCGCCAGGGTCTGGGGCCTGCTGCTGTTTACCGTGGTGCTGATGGAACAGGGAAG CAATCAAGCGTACCTGGCCGGTGTCGTGATGGTGGGAAACGCCGGTGTT CAAACCACCCGGGGGACAGTCAACGGCATCGCGCAGACCCTGGCGTCGCTGGCCATGCTAGTGGGCCCGGCCGTGAGCGCCAACCTGTTCGCTTGGACCACTGATAACG GGATGTCCTGGCCGCTGAACCACCATCTGTCCTTCTATCTGCTGACCGTCTTGTGTCTCCTCATGGTGTTCCTCTGTACCAGACTACCGGCTTCCAGCAACCTGCCTAGGGTAGCTATCGGAAAGGGTAGCCCCACGGTGTCCGAAGAAGAAGACAAGAGGGAGGAGGAacaggaagaagaaagaaaagataatCTAAAATATAGAAAAAGTGACAAGACGTGTATTGGTGGCATTGATGACAAAGACGATTTTGAGACAAATCGTATGCTTCCCTCACACCTTTCCGAGTCGTAA
- the LOC118429545 gene encoding uncharacterized protein LOC118429545 isoform X3: protein MLGTLLVGFSFSFLWPVGVQFFEGLLNGTLGVAKTYLYEICPPKFHSFAFSVLWIPGSVAHFVGPVLGGFLACPATRFPMFDKPLFKQFPYMLPCVVVACLQLFLLIGGCIFLGESLDKKPKYEYISLAKISTPDVAEDDEENPEGQPESTCSLLRDRLVLMPCALYALLALAHICSGEMLPLLLVSDSQHGGYNFDAAEIAIVLITINIYSAVTRATLVPFLASKFTYKTVYISGMALYAVGVVLLPSMVDITGAIASQQLHKVSNQTVNFSEFTEHLSASLPVTESDIQTALEHNSPSSLYLTATTEMNATVSMPTGQCRLDGDRRKTSQQAATGVPARVWGLLLFTVVLMEQGSNQAYLAGVVMVGNAGVQTTRGTVNGIAQTLASLAMLVGPAVSANLFAWTTDNGMSWPLNHHLSFYLLTVLCLLMVFLCTRLPASSNLPRVAIGKGSPTVSEEEDKREEEQEEERKDNLKYRKSDKTCIGGIDDKDDFETNRMLPSHLSES, encoded by the exons ATGCTGGGCACTCTGCTAGTGGGCTTCAG CTTCTCCTTCTTATGGCCCGTCGGTGTACAGTTCTTCGAGGGGCTCCTAAACGGCACCTTGGGCGTGGCAAAGACGTACCTGTACGAG ATTTGTCCTCCCAAGTTCCATTCATTTGCCTTTTCTGTCTTGTGGATTCCCGGCTCTGTGGCACACTTCGTG GGTCCGGTACTGGGTGGATTTTTGGCCTGCCCAGCTACAAGATTCCCGATGTTTGACAAACCGCTCTTCAAGCAGTTCCCGTACATGCTGCCCTGCGTCGTAGTGGCCTGCCTGCAGTTGTTCCTTCTTATAG GTGGCTGCATTTTCCTGGGAGAATCTCTGGACAAGAAGCCGAAATATGAGTATATCAGTCTAGCTAAAATATCCACCCCTGATGTTGCAGAAGACGACGAGGAAAACCCAGAAG GACAACCGGAGTCCACCTGCAGCCTGCTGCGCGACAGACTGGTGCTGATGCCATGTGCCCTGTACGCTCTCCTCGCGCTAGCGCACATCTGCAGCGGCGAG ATGTTGCCCCTCCTCCTGGTGTCTGACTCCCAGCATGGTGGTTACAACTTTGATGCTGCAGAGATTGCTATCGTCCTGATTACTATCAACATTTACAGTGCCGTCACGCGG GCGACACTTGTCCCTTTCCTGGCGTCCAAGTTCACCTACAAGACGGTGTACATTTCGGGAATGGCGCTGTACGCAGTAGGGGTCGTCCTGCTTCCGTCCATGGTCGACATCACAGGGGCCATAGCGAGTCAGCAACTTCATAAAGTCTCAAACCAAACAGTGAACTTTAGCGAATTCACTGAGCATCTCTCGGCCTCACTACCAGTAACAGAAAGCGATATTCAAACAGCTTTAGAGCACAATTCACCCTCTTCCCTGTACCTAACAGCGACGACAGAAATGAACGCGACAGTCTCAATGCCAACTGGCCAGTGTCGACTAGACGGGGACAGGAGGAAGACGTCCCAGCAAGCGGCCACGGGTGTGCCCGCCAGGGTCTGGGGCCTGCTGCTGTTTACCGTGGTGCTGATGGAACAGGGAAG CAATCAAGCGTACCTGGCCGGTGTCGTGATGGTGGGAAACGCCGGTGTT CAAACCACCCGGGGGACAGTCAACGGCATCGCGCAGACCCTGGCGTCGCTGGCCATGCTAGTGGGCCCGGCCGTGAGCGCCAACCTGTTCGCTTGGACCACTGATAACG GGATGTCCTGGCCGCTGAACCACCATCTGTCCTTCTATCTGCTGACCGTCTTGTGTCTCCTCATGGTGTTCCTCTGTACCAGACTACCGGCTTCCAGCAACCTGCCTAGGGTAGCTATCGGAAAGGGTAGCCCCACGGTGTCCGAAGAAGAAGACAAGAGGGAGGAGGAacaggaagaagaaagaaaagataatCTAAAATATAGAAAAAGTGACAAGACGTGTATTGGTGGCATTGATGACAAAGACGATTTTGAGACAAATCGTATGCTTCCCTCACACCTTTCCGAGTCGTAA
- the LOC118429545 gene encoding probable peptide/nitrate transporter At3g43790 isoform X2 produces MVNIRVLWREFPVKQVTVLAVLLSSGSIAGSTRKPFLPFLTHDFFPYLKSNQIGYYAGFLSSATWAGQFFGCFMWGKLSDIVGRRPILLSSATVLMLGTLLVGFSFSFLWPVGVQFFEGLLNGTLGVAKTYLYEICPPKFHSFAFSVLWIPGSVAHFVGPVLGGFLACPATRFPMFDKPLFKQFPYMLPCVVVACLQLFLLIGGCIFLGESLDKKPKYEYISLAKISTPDVAEDDEENPEGQPESTCSLLRDRLVLMPCALYALLALAHICSGEATLVPFLASKFTYKTVYISGMALYAVGVVLLPSMVDITGAIASQQLHKVSNQTVNFSEFTEHLSASLPVTESDIQTALEHNSPSSLYLTATTEMNATVSMPTGQCRLDGDRRKTSQQAATGVPARVWGLLLFTVVLMEQGSNQAYLAGVVMVGNAGVQTTRGTVNGIAQTLASLAMLVGPAVSANLFAWTTDNGMSWPLNHHLSFYLLTVLCLLMVFLCTRLPASSNLPRVAIGKGSPTVSEEEDKREEEQEEERKDNLKYRKSDKTCIGGIDDKDDFETNRMLPSHLSES; encoded by the exons ATGGTTAACATCAGAGTGTTGTGGCGAGAGTTTCCGGTAAAACAG GTTACAGTTTTGGCGGTGCTCCTGTCTTCCGGGTCCATCGCTGGCAGCACCAGAAAACCGTTTCTGCCGTTCCTCACACACGACTTCTTTCCTTACCTGAAGAGTAATCAGATAG GGTATTATGCCGGATTTCTGTCGAGTGCGACCTGGGCTGGCCAGTTTTTCGGATGTTTTATG TGGGGGAAACTGTCGGACATTGTGGGCAGAAG ACCCATACTGCTGAGTAGTGCCACGGTGCTGATGCTGGGCACTCTGCTAGTGGGCTTCAG CTTCTCCTTCTTATGGCCCGTCGGTGTACAGTTCTTCGAGGGGCTCCTAAACGGCACCTTGGGCGTGGCAAAGACGTACCTGTACGAG ATTTGTCCTCCCAAGTTCCATTCATTTGCCTTTTCTGTCTTGTGGATTCCCGGCTCTGTGGCACACTTCGTG GGTCCGGTACTGGGTGGATTTTTGGCCTGCCCAGCTACAAGATTCCCGATGTTTGACAAACCGCTCTTCAAGCAGTTCCCGTACATGCTGCCCTGCGTCGTAGTGGCCTGCCTGCAGTTGTTCCTTCTTATAG GTGGCTGCATTTTCCTGGGAGAATCTCTGGACAAGAAGCCGAAATATGAGTATATCAGTCTAGCTAAAATATCCACCCCTGATGTTGCAGAAGACGACGAGGAAAACCCAGAAG GACAACCGGAGTCCACCTGCAGCCTGCTGCGCGACAGACTGGTGCTGATGCCATGTGCCCTGTACGCTCTCCTCGCGCTAGCGCACATCTGCAGCGGCGAG GCGACACTTGTCCCTTTCCTGGCGTCCAAGTTCACCTACAAGACGGTGTACATTTCGGGAATGGCGCTGTACGCAGTAGGGGTCGTCCTGCTTCCGTCCATGGTCGACATCACAGGGGCCATAGCGAGTCAGCAACTTCATAAAGTCTCAAACCAAACAGTGAACTTTAGCGAATTCACTGAGCATCTCTCGGCCTCACTACCAGTAACAGAAAGCGATATTCAAACAGCTTTAGAGCACAATTCACCCTCTTCCCTGTACCTAACAGCGACGACAGAAATGAACGCGACAGTCTCAATGCCAACTGGCCAGTGTCGACTAGACGGGGACAGGAGGAAGACGTCCCAGCAAGCGGCCACGGGTGTGCCCGCCAGGGTCTGGGGCCTGCTGCTGTTTACCGTGGTGCTGATGGAACAGGGAAG CAATCAAGCGTACCTGGCCGGTGTCGTGATGGTGGGAAACGCCGGTGTT CAAACCACCCGGGGGACAGTCAACGGCATCGCGCAGACCCTGGCGTCGCTGGCCATGCTAGTGGGCCCGGCCGTGAGCGCCAACCTGTTCGCTTGGACCACTGATAACG GGATGTCCTGGCCGCTGAACCACCATCTGTCCTTCTATCTGCTGACCGTCTTGTGTCTCCTCATGGTGTTCCTCTGTACCAGACTACCGGCTTCCAGCAACCTGCCTAGGGTAGCTATCGGAAAGGGTAGCCCCACGGTGTCCGAAGAAGAAGACAAGAGGGAGGAGGAacaggaagaagaaagaaaagataatCTAAAATATAGAAAAAGTGACAAGACGTGTATTGGTGGCATTGATGACAAAGACGATTTTGAGACAAATCGTATGCTTCCCTCACACCTTTCCGAGTCGTAA
- the LOC118428526 gene encoding ubiquitin carboxyl-terminal hydrolase 1-like, translating into MGKRLRCRKARRVKKWLRNNLIKPVGKAVRMVFCGCLCLPVEDVDLEDMEWAHALSLEDECIHKVVRMVEESRNNITAEVEMEAPPRKRSKLSLSRRKDDSSTSTVAVPSTQHPVYPLFQMKGSTDEKDENSQVESDIQLDVSKEMSCDVSTVLHTYDYSEFVPFVGLVNLTNTCYMNSVLQILIHTPHFAMRMAYLQGDLRDIYVEAKQHVNIKQKLKFSKPVFGLLNELCRLFRKVGKLKLNYILAPENQNERLAIEPVRTLDAIGDAHGMFRGSQQHDAQELLRCMLSSLQDANAAILVRQAERREELRVRQEKLAAIMAKKQCRKQSVRIGNGDSVLQNGHNGAVMVPLKELESKEPSKVNGLPNGHNGDAGRPGRVSPVGSVSKTTKKKRLGLGHSKNQIKITKFASPSDTTPHMTVNGHHRHPEASSASNGRPSVKEDEPAVTTKDHLTNGTKDKDVPVAKENGPAVTTKHLSNGTKDKDVPVNTTLAEQVSCVTLDGKMADGTDERMDTGPSVNGSASNGHVQVEDVPTSLMDDMLTAKDLTALEKEDGINMIEDLFLGQLQYLTTCIECECKTSRTENFMDLSLPIKMNDKDQDLQDATAGTSPDSNPDDKADNLSLSWSFETFMASEKLDNENKYRCEVSRNYLLSKPNYMWATNLEKPGPKIQWGLSNPDDVELHVLTYNSYMCTLFQVCGAESEAKRKLYFAKLPKILTIHLIRFEYNPSGYGMRKISSPIVIPSHLRLDGFCTDTCADRGFRYEIYGMILHEGSSQDSGHYVSYVRAPQDYPFLKEFCLRDTEGTSSPPASPSQQADTSDVPVVELDKSSQQEREKKLRRAVAQFDYSGNWVKFNDSYVSLVTEEEMGEILYPERTNSFTPYLLFYKRTDLECPMADMKAKVERNTEETRGSKAESCSKDSPGKEEEKEEDISR; encoded by the exons ATGGGGAAGCGTTTAAGATGCCGAAAGGCTAGAAGAGTGAAGAAGTGGCTGAGGAACAACTTGATAAAGCCCGTTGGTAAGGCTGTGCGAATGGTATTTTGCGGGTGTCTTTGTTTACCCGTGGAGGACGTCGACTTGGAGGATATGGAGTGGGCTCACGCACTGAGTCTGGAGGACGAGTGTATCCACAAAGTCG TACGCATGGTAGAGGAGAGCAGGAACAACATCACTGCAGAAGTGGAGATGGAGGCACCACCGAGGAAGAGATCCAAGTTGAGTCTGTCGAGGAGAAAAGATGACTCAAGTACTAGTACAGTTGCCGTCCCATCAACCCAACACCCTGTGTACCCACTATTTCAGATGAAGGGTAGTACAGATGAGAAGGATGAGAACTCTCAAGTAGAGAG TGATATCCAGCTGGATGTCAGCAAAGAGATGTCCTGTGATGTGTCCACAGTTCTGCATACGTATGACTACTCTGAGTTTGTACCCTTTGTGGGACTCGTCAACCTCACCAATACGTGCTACATGAACAGTGTTCTGCAG ATTTTGATCCACACCCCTCACTTCGCGATGAGGATGGCATACCTGCAGGGAGATCTTCGGGATATTTATGTGGAAGCAAAACAACATGTCAATATAAAACAAAAGTTGAAG TTCTCCAAGCCTGTGTTTGGGCTTCTGAATGAGCTCTGCCGG ctcTTCCGTAAGGTGGGGAAACTGAAGCTAAACTACATCCTGGCTCCAGAGAATCAAAACGAGCGCTTGGCCATCGAGCCCGTCCGCACATTAGATGCCATAGG TGATGCCCATGGGATGTTCAGGGGTTCGCAGCAACACGACGCTCAGGAATTGTTGCGATGTATGCTCTCGAGTCTACAGGATGCCAACGCTGCCATCTTGGTGCGTCAGGCCGAGAGACGGGAGGAGCTAAGAGTCCGCCAGGAGAAACTGGCTGCCATCATGGCAAAGAAGCAATGTAGGAAACAGTCAGTGAGGATTGGCAATGGAGACAGTGTTCTACAGAATGGACACAATGGGGCAGTCATGGTGCCCTTGAAAGAGTTGGAGTCAAAGGAGCCGTCCAAGGTGAATGGCCTTCCAAATGGACACAACGGTGATGCAGGCAGACCTGGCAGGGTGTCCCCCGTTGGAAGCGTGTCCAAGACGACAAAAAAGAAGCGACTGGGTTTGGGTCATTCAAAGAACCAAATCAAGATCACCAAATTTGCCAGCCCGAGCGACACAACCCCCCACATGACAGTCAACGGTCACCACAGGCACCCAGAGGCCAGCAGTGCTAGCAATGGGAGACCGTCTGTGAAGGAAGATGAACCTGCCGTCACCACAAAGGACCATCTGACCAATGGTACAAAGGACAAGGATGTTCCAGTCGCAAAGGAGAATGGCCCAGCCGTCACCACCAAGCATCTGTCTAACGGTACTAAAGACAAGGATGTTCCAGTCAATACCACACTCGCGGAGCAGGTCTCCTGTGTAACACTGGATGGAAAGATGGCAGATGGCACCGATGAAAGGATGGATACAGGGCCGTCGGTGAATGGCAGTGCCAGCAATGGCCATGTACAGGTGGAGGATGTGCCCACCAgccttatggatgacatgcttACAGCAAag GATCTGACAGCCCTAGAGAAGGAAGATGGAATCAACATGATAGAGGACTTGTTTTTAGGTCAACTACAGTATCTTACCACTTGCATTGAATGTGAGTGTAAGACGTCTCGCACAGAGAACTTTATGGATCTCAGCCTCCCCATAAAAATGAATGATAAGGACCAGGACCTTCAGGATGCAACGG CTGGTACCAGCCCTGACAGTAACCCCGATGACAAGGCCGACAACCTCTCCCTGTCGTGGTCGTTTGAGACCTTCATGGCTTCAGAGAAGCTTGACAATGAAAACAAGTACAGATGTGAAGTAAGTAGAAACTATCTTCTCTCTAAGCCAAATTACATGTGGGCAACCAATCTAGAGAAACCAGGGCCAAAAATT caatggggcttgtccaaccctgatgatgttgaattacatgtacttacttacAATAGTTACATGTGTACTTTGTTCCAGGTCTGTGGGGCTGAGTCAGAGGCTAAAAGGAAGCTGTATTTCGCCAAGCTGCCCAAGATCTTGACGATCCACTTGATTCGGTTTGAGTACAACCCGTCTGG GTATGGTATGAGAAAGATCAGCAGCCCTATAGTCATCCCGTCCCACCTGCGCCTCGACGGCTTCTGTACGGATACGTGTGCGGACAGAGGCTTTAGGTATGAGATCTATGGGATGATACTTCACGAGGGAAGTTCCCAAGACTCTGGACATTATGTCTCGTATGTGAGGGCACCCCAGGACTACCCCTTCCTCAAGGAATTCTGTCTCAGAGATACGGAG GGAACCTCCAGTCCGCCAGCATCCCCTTCACAGCAGGCAGACACCAGCGACGTCCCCGTCGTGGAGTTAGACAAGTCCAGCCAGCAGGAGAGGGAGAAGAAGCTCCGCAGAGCTGTGGCACAGTTTGACTATTCAGGGAACTGGGTCAAGTTCAATGACTCTTACGTCAGCCTGGTCACCGAAGAAGAAATGGGGGAAATCTTATATCCTGAGAGGACGAACTCGTTCACCCCATACTTATTATTCTATAAGAGAACTGATTTAGAGTGTCCAATGGCAGATATGAAAGCTAAGGTGGAAAGGAACACAGAGGAAACACGGGGCAGCAAAGCGGAGTCTTGTAGTAAGGACTCTCCAGGTaaagaggaggagaaggaagaGGATATAAGCAGATGA